From Rhodospirillaceae bacterium, a single genomic window includes:
- a CDS encoding isoprenylcysteine carboxylmethyltransferase family protein produces the protein MEHAAMPSYGLWTLVILNSVIFIAFAFSFFKPRTTRDWRSFGAFSAFIVALFVEMYGFPLTIFLLSGWLTSRYPGVDFLSHENGHLWHTLLGFEGNAHWDPLHIASIVFIAGGFVTLSAAWRVLYQAQRESRLATTGLYARMRHPQYVGFVLIMFGFLLQWPTLPTVVMFPILVVMYWRLAIREETEARKEHGPDYDVYARNVPAFIPKFYGQPFNAGSMP, from the coding sequence ATTTTAAATTCGGTCATCTTTATCGCGTTTGCGTTTAGCTTTTTTAAGCCAAGGACGACGCGTGACTGGCGGTCCTTTGGCGCGTTCTCAGCTTTTATCGTCGCCTTGTTCGTTGAGATGTATGGATTTCCTCTGACTATTTTTCTCCTATCAGGTTGGCTTACGAGCCGGTATCCAGGAGTTGATTTCCTGTCTCATGAGAATGGTCACCTTTGGCATACGCTTCTCGGCTTTGAGGGGAATGCGCATTGGGACCCACTTCATATTGCTAGCATTGTGTTCATTGCTGGAGGCTTTGTGACCTTATCGGCAGCATGGCGCGTCTTATACCAAGCTCAAAGAGAGAGTCGTCTCGCAACGACCGGTTTGTATGCGCGGATGAGGCATCCTCAGTATGTTGGGTTCGTGCTGATTATGTTCGGGTTTCTGCTGCAATGGCCGACGTTGCCAACTGTCGTGATGTTCCCAATCCTCGTTGTTATGTACTGGAGGCTTGCGATACGCGAGGAAACGGAAGCGCGTAAAGAACACGGGCCAGACTATGACGTGTACGCCCGAAACGTTCCCGCCTTTATACCCAAATTTTACGGGCAGCCTTTC